One genomic segment of Accipiter gentilis chromosome 29, bAccGen1.1, whole genome shotgun sequence includes these proteins:
- the NRARP gene encoding notch-regulated ankyrin repeat-containing protein has protein sequence MSQSEVSPCAAPPPSQRVFQEAVRRGNTKELQSLLQNMTNCEFNVNSFGPEGQTALHQSVIDGNLELVKLLVKFGADIRLANRDGWSALHIAAFGGHQDIVLYLITKAKYSAGAR, from the coding sequence ATGAGCCAGAGCGAGGTGTCGCCGTGCGCGGCGCCGCCGCCCAGCCAGCGCGTCTTCCAGGAGGCGGTGCGGCGGGGCAACACCAAGGAGCTGCAGTCCCTTCTGCAGAACATGACGAACTGCGAGTTCAACGTCAACTCCTTCGGGCCCGAGGGGCAGACGGCGCTGCACCAGTCCGTCATCGACGGCAACCTGGAGCTGGTCAAGCTCCTGGTCAAGTtcggcgccgacatccgcctggCCAACCGGGACGGCTGGAGCGCCCTGCACATCGCCGCCTTCGGGGGCCACCAGGACATCGTCCTCTACCTGATCACCAAGGCCAAATACTCCGCCGGAGCCCGGTGA